A genomic segment from Dermatobacter hominis encodes:
- a CDS encoding MarR family winged helix-turn-helix transcriptional regulator, whose amino-acid sequence MDEHYLKQWTWDERQAWIALVESHHYLLARLDADLIARTGTTLATYEVLLHLGNRRDRTATITDLARACGLTTTGMAKRIGQLDREGLVTRASSSTDRRAVSVTLTDAGVARLEELVPAHLRAVRAHFLDVLEPAELDALGSVLARIVDALPPEVRGVEGSDEAEPYSPASPLRGRSTRLTDAERRAWLPFLRVHGPLQYTLEDELRTETGVPAAHYEVLALLSREPGWQMRMNVLAERCGLTRSGVTRRLDMLEEEGLAERKAVPGDRRGTLAVMTPVGYAVLDRAAPSHMASVRRHFLDLVDEQELLQLFKALNRVVQRIRSEMP is encoded by the coding sequence GTGGACGAGCACTACCTCAAGCAGTGGACCTGGGACGAGCGGCAGGCGTGGATCGCGCTCGTCGAGTCGCACCACTACCTGCTCGCCCGCCTCGATGCGGACCTGATCGCACGGACGGGGACGACGCTCGCCACGTACGAGGTGCTGCTGCACCTCGGCAACCGGCGCGATCGCACGGCGACGATCACGGACCTCGCCCGCGCCTGCGGGCTCACGACGACGGGCATGGCCAAGCGCATCGGCCAGCTCGACCGTGAGGGGCTGGTCACCCGGGCGAGCTCGTCCACCGACCGTCGAGCAGTCTCGGTCACGTTGACCGACGCGGGCGTCGCGAGGCTCGAGGAGCTGGTGCCGGCGCACCTCCGCGCCGTCCGGGCCCACTTCCTCGACGTGCTCGAACCGGCCGAGCTCGATGCGTTGGGCTCGGTCCTCGCGCGGATCGTCGACGCGCTCCCGCCCGAGGTCCGAGGCGTCGAGGGGTCCGACGAGGCCGAGCCGTACTCCCCTGCCTCACCGCTCCGCGGCCGGAGCACGCGCCTGACCGACGCCGAGCGCCGGGCGTGGCTGCCCTTCCTCCGTGTCCACGGTCCCCTCCAGTACACGCTGGAGGACGAGCTGCGCACCGAGACCGGCGTGCCGGCGGCCCACTACGAGGTGCTCGCGCTCCTGTCCCGCGAGCCCGGTTGGCAGATGCGCATGAACGTCCTCGCCGAGCGGTGCGGGCTCACCCGCAGCGGGGTCACCCGACGCCTGGACATGCTCGAGGAGGAGGGGCTCGCAGAGCGCAAGGCGGTGCCCGGTGACCGTCGTGGCACGCTCGCGGTCATGACGCCGGTCGGGTACGCCGTGCTCGACCGCGCCGCGCCGTCCCACATGGCGAGCGTGCGACGGCACTTCCTCGACCTCGTCGACGAGCAGGAGCTCCTCCAGCTCTTCAAGGCGTTGAACCGGGTGGTGCAGCGCATCCGTTCCGAGATGCCCTGA
- a CDS encoding dihydrofolate reductase family protein — MGQLIVTEFVTLDGIAQAPGGPDEDPESGFEFGGWQAPLIEDESGDEMFGNAEGMDALLLGRKTYDIFAGYWPTAPDEIPFTALLNRVPKYVASQTLSAPLAWEGSTLLEGDVAEAVAALKDRHESVHVIGSLDLLQTLLGARLVDRIHLWIYPIVLGTGKRVFEPGAIPTAFEVAEAVTYPRGTVHLALDAKGVPTTGDMTVDEPHIRQGGE; from the coding sequence ATGGGACAGCTCATCGTGACCGAGTTCGTGACGCTCGACGGCATCGCCCAGGCACCGGGCGGCCCCGACGAGGACCCGGAGAGCGGCTTCGAGTTCGGCGGTTGGCAGGCCCCGCTCATCGAGGACGAGTCCGGCGACGAGATGTTCGGCAACGCCGAGGGCATGGACGCCCTGCTGCTCGGCCGGAAGACCTACGACATCTTCGCCGGCTACTGGCCGACCGCTCCCGACGAGATCCCGTTCACCGCCCTGCTGAACCGGGTCCCGAAGTACGTCGCGTCGCAGACGCTGTCGGCGCCGCTGGCGTGGGAGGGTTCGACCCTCCTGGAGGGCGACGTCGCCGAGGCGGTGGCCGCGCTCAAGGACCGCCACGAGTCGGTGCACGTGATCGGCAGCCTCGACCTGTTGCAGACGCTGCTCGGCGCCCGCCTGGTCGACCGGATCCACCTCTGGATCTACCCGATCGTGCTCGGCACCGGGAAGCGGGTGTTCGAGCCGGGGGCGATCCCGACCGCCTTCGAGGTCGCGGAGGCCGTCACCTACCCCCGCGGCACCGTCCACCTCGCGCTCGACGCGAAGGGCGTCCCGACGACCGGCGACATGACCGTCGACGAGCCGCACATCCGCCAGGGCGGCGAGTAG